AATTAGCTGTTTTGCTAGGAAGCGCTTGTTTCCGCAAAGAGTGGTTTGTcttgctttgttttatttttttttttcttaaaatcattCGGTTCTCGTAAGTTCCttgaatattttaatagaaaGGTAAATGGAAGTTACACTTTTAGTGTacttaaataatttgattttttgctCACTATCGTACGTCCTAATCACtcataaaagaaattaaaaaaaaaaaaaaaacccttcatATCCATGATACAATTATAATGATAGTCAATACAAAATAAACATCATATTTTATCTGGTCAATACTGAATGTATGTCGGATTTTCGCTTTTTTTCTCTCTGCTAAGAAAAGATAAGATCTAATTTTCCAGCGTTAGATGTCAAAATGAATGAATGATAAAAATCCTACTAGAGGAAATTTATctatgtattttttaaagtaataatcTCAGATGTAGAACGATTCAAGTATGTCTAAAACTTAGACAATAACAGAACttagaaaataatataaacttttatattttctactaACATAAACTAACACTTAAGCTTAATTAATACTTACCTTAAAGATAATTATCAACGTCTCTTTTCCTTTTGCATTTTTTCATATCTTAAAAatccattttataaataattccGTACATATTGCATAAGGTAAAACTACCTTCTCTGTATCAAAATTATATCcttagttaaaagtttgaaataaattatttttaaagcaaaacaCCCAAGTACGTAACTTCTTTTTACCTTATGATAAATCTCTGTGCTTCCTCGAGCGCAATGCCGGCACACAATTCACGTGTAAATCTCCCAAGAACAAAATGTTTAATCTCaaaaaatcttcatttcagaACAGAATCCATGAGACCTCTCGAGGTTCACAGGTGGGGAACAGGCATTtattaaaatgtcttttatcacgGCTTATCTTACGTAGATGCTACcattttatcaaatcattttaTCTAAAAGGTTAACTAAGATTAACCTACCTGGGTTTCTCAAGCAACACGGGATCGGCCGTACGAGACCTGTGAACACTGGCTTCTGGATAAATATATGATTCATGTGCATATTAACACAATGATATACGGTTTCTTTATAACACCGTTGGAAGTAGATAAAATAGTTTCCTGATTAATACTCGCATCAAACGCCAAGGTTAATCTATCCTTACGTCCAATGTGTATATTTCAGCTGGGTTAGCGGTGTTACAAGTTCCGatcatatgaaaatgaaaatttattctaAGAAATCGTATATTCCATTCACATATTGCACGCGTAATGGAGATGCAAAATTGTGTACCCTCTGCCTACAAGAAGACCAATCACTCTGATTTATATGTGTTGTGTCTTTCAAACGGAACACAAGAAAACGTCAGAAAAATAATGATCATATCTACAGCAAACATCTACAGGTTGGGCCAAACATTACAAGATTCTGACATTGTACGGCGTGCATTCTGCGTGTCTAGAAAAATCGTTTCTCTCCAACgtcaaaattcatatttatagccagccaatgatttatataataGAGTCATGATATAATGTGTtcaaaatagaataaaacaagTGCCTGTGAATACAAAGATAGTATTTGATTTAGGCATTGAGTGCACGAGATATAAGATAATCGAATTAATGCACGCATTTGCTAAAACAATTAGGAAAAGTGcttaaattgtattttcatgAGGAAGGTTGTTAGTATATTGGCACGGCAGCAAAGGCCGTCAGTCTGTCATTAATGGTTTTAGGCCAAACAAAATACAGTAAAAGTAAAAATGATCTATGTTTATtctaatatttgttttgtatgcGGTTGTATAAGTTCGTATCTTGCTCAGAAGTAAACATCTGACCcacagttttatttttcacaGTGGTCAAAACTTTAAGTATTATCTCGTTTCCTTGCATAAAGTACAAATACACGTTCTGGTTTTGCTCGTAACATTGCCATTTGATAGGTTTGCTTTAAGACCAGTTTGaccaaaaatgtatttatattatttttaaatgagtAAGCGGTAAATCTAATAGTCTATATATTCTGGATCTAATCTATTGACAACAACGAAAGATAAATCAACGTTATATATCATGTTCCTAAGAGCTACATTATGCTAATACGTTTACGTCCGTTTCCATCCGTTAACCTCATGtacatgtgaaaaaaaatgtctgttaCCTACGGGAATTTCGTGCATTCGAGCAACAAGTCCTGAATCAAGTTCGTCACAGctaagataaataaatgctggAAATAATATTGCATTCATTAAAAAGACATTTAACGTTTACTTTGAATAGCTTTTAGGTGATAAAATCATAATGATTCTACTGTGAACCGAGCAACATGATAGCAGACTCGCATTGAGTTTCAAGTCTCTTTGTACCAGTATTTATCAAGGAATAcatgaaaagatatttgaaagcAGCCTAAACATATATTTTCTGCGGCCTAAATTAATGAGCGCCGAATGCTTTGCCATACTCCCTCGTCATGTTGCGTTACATTTTGGCAACATATTTTCAATTTAGATATCTGGTTCCAAATTTAAACCCGATAAAGCGTTTAAAGTTAAAAGAGCTGCTGCACATTATGTAATTGACTTGCTTTTGCtatttaaatctttaaacatCTTTCCAATGATTAATGTATGCAGCACGTGTGTCATTACTCAAAACGAAAGGTATTCTGGGTCGTGTAAGAAGCTAGGGTTAAGCCAAACGGAGACATAAATGTATGTGAAACAGCACATCAAACGGTCCACATGCGGTGCGAGACCTACCCTAGTCCCTCTTGAATTAGTCGCTCTAATATAATAAAGAGCTGGTAAATGGAAATGGTACAGCTAAAGCAAGATATTCGTATTCAACCACGTGACTTAATTCTATACTTTTTGGTGGTTTTAAACCGTTTAATGAAACATATCTAATATTCTCATCGTTTTGTCATTTACACACTTCTTAGGGATTCTTAGGGATTCATTCTTGAATAAAAATACCTGAACAAGAAGGAGAATTTGGTTATTGCTTAAGTTCAAAACTTATTTTATAACTCGTGACCATTCTGTTcttgaaaatattatgtttgcTGCATAGTCTGTGAAACAGATATTCCCTTTTTTACTTCAAAGAGATAAAATATGCTAGACAGATAACATTATCATTGTTTCCGGCACATTTGCAGCGTATACAGATGGCCGAATATAGGAGTGCTCCCAGATCATTAACACCTTATAACCAGATAGCAAGCCTGGATGTAGACTTGATAATACAGGATGAtattaaatagttttaattttaaggaaaataattttatagacaTTAGAACCGGTTGAGATGGTATATCTAGTGCTACAAAACTTACCCTAGCAATAAATTCTTTTCACACAAAATGTAGTTCAGTATGATTGAAAAGCGAAGTGACATTTACTTGGTGTGAAGTTGTCTTTCATTCTCTGATACGCCAGGTCTGGGTATACCTACAAGTCTGAGGATATGCCTTCAGTTGATGTGTCTGGATTAAGGCGTGCATTGTTTCTTGATATTTAGATAATATTATGTGATATTAAACAAACACGTGGCAAGCAGTTACCATTCATGTACGCTATGTAGTTGTTTTAATGGCAAAAATACCAAAAAGCTGCAAATGGCAAAATTATATCAAAGTAGGGTGATAACATTTTGGTATGATTTAGATTTTCAAGCGGTTTCGGAAGCAAATTCCATACAGAGTTGTCTTTCTTCGGCCTCCGCTTCAGAATGAAATTATGGTAGGGACTGGTTGTTTAggcataaacacactaaatagaTACGGtattctttattctgtataaaaatgCGAAATTTCCAACGTCTGCAGCATACACCATTACCAATTCTTattgtctgtaacttacatttttgtaagaatattgtcagtgccgaataaaaatcaaaagaaaagtagggatCGTGTTTATGCAAGACAAGTATTTGCAGTCAAACAAGCATACTGTTTAAATGAGATCCTAAATTGCTATGGTGGGTTAGGAAAACTGCAGTTTACAGCAAACAAACTGAGAACTGACCGAGCCCTCCATCATGCGATACCATTTTCCGCCATTTCCTTTTTTAGTGTATGTATACCTTCATGTCTTCATATTTCGCAGTAGCATCGCCCGGCCGGCTGTGTTTAGAGACAAAGGACCAGATTAGTATATCGATGGTATTTATTAAAGATTTGCAGGGTAGACTATCCTGTTATAGCTACAGAATGACACTGACATTTACAAGGCCTAAACCTAGTCTGTGCTTAGACTTTGTCCGCAGGCGATAACTACTGAGGCCattcaaattttgtatacttATGccaattttcttctcaaaacactggatAATCAGATCCGAGACAGATTGGTcggaatatataagagaaatgattacaaaagataaaaaaaagattatctagccGGTAGCCAGACTAGCCTAAACCATGATGTTTGATATCTAAGAATATTGGATTTGTGCAGcattacaaaacatatttaataacAGCAGATACataatgtaaacacatttttaattgaGGGCACTGACATCATCTGATGACTACTGTACGTTTTGAGACATACAGTATCTGAACAATGTTTTCGGGGTGGGTAGGAAGGGAAATGAAGTCGTCCTGGGCCATTTCGCTTTGATCACCTAGATTGTTCGTCTACAATCATCCTATTTCATCAGTACATTCCATACATCACGTAAAAAGCGGTCTATTTCAGCATCAGAGGAACTGCGGTTTGAAGGTAACCAATaagttatatatgtaaatatgttatCAGATTTTATGCTTGGGATCAATCACTAACTTATAACGATTACGTACGTCTATCTGTCCGACATCTTGCGTATCATATAGACAACGCAGTTCCAGCattctttatataatattttctccAATTATACTACGTACACAACGATTACATTATAATCTGTAGCAAGTAATAAATGCATAAGAccgaataattattttcttttaaaaatgaacatgTAGACCACGTATCCCAGTTGCGCAATatgtattaacctttaccctgctatatttctaaaatggattggtccatcattcaatttgggcaataccatttattatttgaaggggttttcactgaaaatttactgactgaatagcgaacagtgcagaccatgatcagactgcacggatgtgcaggctgatcttggtcagcactggtcgcaaaggcagaatcacttgccgctagcaggttAAAGGTTTTAAAAGTGGTGAATCTGTTTTTTGtcgttgttttttgttgttgttttttttcaaataatggatTTGTTCAATACTTGAATATTGTATTACTACacacctaaaattattttccattaagtttcaatggaccgcgatcgtgcaatatttttccatattgacgtggaacgctttcatatcggacgtagAATGTTTTCTTAatgttgtaatggaaagaatcgcgtgacgtcaaTGGCGTCctcgcgcacgttgcgacaacaagttgacgtgattttcgcggaaaatattaaagcgcgtcagtttgatttgtttattacattttcggagaaattcttttcgtaattttcctgtctttcgttacagaacgataatttagacataaattaagtatttgatagtgggtatgtaataaaaaggttatcaactttgtatgtgtgtatatgcactcgttctttcgcggataatattgcgctcctaaagtcgcgcaattttaccgctgcagaactcgtgcatatgtccacatacaaagttaataacctataattatttacCCTTATTTTTGTTTACTTCAGCGCTTAATATATGCTGTATTGTCACTGggaatatttttacatattgataaacctattttagcataattataaataaatctgataaacatgttttgtttaagGAATGGATAAAGCGACATAGGTATTatagttgttttaaaatatttgcatttagcCGAAAATAATTCGAAAGGCAAGTTTGTGAAATTGTATTATTACCTCATTTTGCCTATCTTGATAGGTAGGATATTACTGAATTCCAAAGCTACATGCAGTTTTAAAATTTGCCTTTGGGTTGCAATATATCGATATCTATCAAATGTAAACGCAAAACtagaaatttgttttgaaatcatTAGAAATATTCATAGCACATATCAGCTTTTTAAGAAAGATTCCATCAAAGTTGAGTGTTTGTGTGTGTGCCGGGAGTTTTTGTGGGAATGGAAGAGTAATCAAACATTCAAGAAAGTACAATAAGACATACATCACATATAATGATCTATTCTATTGGACGTTTGAGGTCCATTTAAAAAGCCTCtaacaaacaatacaaaaagtAAAGTTTGCCATAAAATGTTGCTGAATTAAGACTGATCGCCTTTAAAACTAGGTGACTTCGTAATTTTATAGCTGTCTTGGAAAGCAGGCGACCTGTTGGGACATATCATAAAAAGCAAAGTTAAAACCGCGGAACTCGTAGAACATgacaaaaagacaaaataaataaaaagaaaatgaactttTACTATGTAGAAATATAACGCATTAGAATGAAAGTTACCTTGCATGTTTGGCAGAGTCCATAGTCTGAGCATGCTGTCAGCCAGAATATGTGAATGAAGGTAAAAATGTGGAAGACGGTCGTAAATAGAaggtaaatttcaaaaagtaagacaaaaatttattttttctatgaTACTACCGATATGAATACAATCTCAAATAGGCTTAATAATGAAATTGTTAGCTTGAAAGCTATGGTACTTTACTTTTCATCTATTTTCCTTTCATCTGAAGTTCTgaagatgttttttctttaaaagacaCCAAAATAGTAACCAAATTATAACCACCTCATGCCGTTACTTTTTGATTTCGAGAGAGAAAAGTTTCGGATTGAAAACCATTACGATATTTCGATACTGCTAACCCTGGCAGAGGAAAGAGCGACACTACGATATCACAACGCAAAAGGACGATAGCTCGACGTGACAGCACGATAACGCGATGTGACTGCACGACAGCACGATGCAAGAGTACGATAACGTCGCATCGTGTTGTTGTGCTGTCATATTGTGTCATCGTTGTGTCGCCCTCACCTCTGCGGGGGTCGACAGTTCGACATAGCGATGAACCTATCGGAACACTGTAAACCAAAGATATCATTTCGCTGTTCACAGGTTCATCCAATTTTACAACTTAACCAAATTATTGTGAATTCATATTTCAAGTGCATTTATGCTGTGCTTGTGTATTCAACGACCAAATATGACTGAAACGACAGAAAAATGAGCagcagttgcagcagcagcagcagcagtagcagcagtagtagtagtagtagtagaagtagtagtagtagtagtattagtagtagcagtagtagtagaagttgtagaagtagtagtagtagcagaaatagcagtagtagtagtaatagcagtagtagtagaagtagtagtagtagtagtagtagaagttgtagaagtagtagtagtagcagaaatagcagtagtagtagtaatagcagtagtagtagaaatagtagtagtagtagtagtagtagtagtagtagtagcggTAGTAGTAGAAGttgtagaagtagtagtagtagtagtagtagtagtagtagtagtagcggtagtagtagaagtagtagtagtagtagtagtagtagtagtagtagtaatagcagtagtagtagtagtagtagtagtagtagtagtagtagaagtagtagtagtagtagtagtagtagtagtagtagtagtagtagcggtagtagtagtagcagtagcagaaatagcagtagtagtagtaatagcagtagtagtagaagtagtagtagtagtagtagtagtagtagtagaagttgtagaagtagtagtagtagcagaaatagcagtagtagtagtaatagcagtagtagtagaagtagtagtagtagtagtagtagtagtagtggcggTAGTAGTAGAAGttgtagaagtagtagtagtagtagtagtagtagtagtagcggtagtagtagaagtagtagtagtagtagtagtagtagtagtagtagtagcggtagtagtagaagtagtagtagtagtagtagtagtagtagcagtagtagtagaagttgtagaagtagtagtagtagcagaaatagcagtagtagtagtaatagcagtagtagtagaagtagtagtagtagtagtagtagtagtagaagttgtagaagtagtagtagtagcagaaatagcagtagtagtagtaatagcagtagtagtagaagtagtagtagtagtagtaatagcagtagtagtagaagaagtagtagtagtagtagtagtagtagtagtagcggTAGGAGTTGTGGTAGTGAAAGAAACAGTAGTAAGAGTGTTTgtagcagtagaagcagtagtaGTAAGAGTAGTAGTAGTACTATAAGTAGTAATAGAAATAGTAGTAGGAGaagaagaagtagtagtagtagtagtagtagtaaaagaAGCATTAGTAggagtagtagtagcagcagcagtagtagtagtagtagtagtagtagtagtagtagtgcaGTAGTAGAATACGTAGGAATAGAAGTAGtaggagtagtagtagtagtagcaaaaGTAGTTGTAGTAGAAGTAGCAGTGGCAGCAACAGCAGCAATAGAAtaagcagcagtagtagtagaagtagtaatAGAAGAAGGAGTAGCAGCAACATTAGTACCAGAAGCAGCATCGATAGcaacagcagcagtagtagtagtagtagtagtagattAAGTAAAAATTTTATCAATGGTATTAGAGCAGTAGTAGCTGTATTAGTAACATGATTGGCAGAAGTTTAATAGCAGTAGTAGTTGTAGTAATTGAAGTagtactagtagtagtagtaaaagtAGAAAAAGGACTAGGAGTGATAGTAATAAAAGTAGTAATCTTAGTAGCAGTAggagtagtagaagtagtagcagtattagtaccagtagtagtagtagtagtagtagtagtagtagaagtagtagtagcagtagtagtagtagtagcagtagtagtagtagcagtagtagtagtagcagcagcagtaatagtagtagtaaaAGTAGAAAAAGAATTAGGAGTGATAGTAATAAAAGTAGTAGtcgtagtagcagcagtagtagtagtagaagtagcattagtagtagtagtagtagtagtagtaaaagtAGAAAAAGAACTAGGAATGGATTTAAAGGTTGTAGTAGGCGTAGTAGCAGTAGTAtcagtaatagtagtagtagtagtagtagtagtagtagtagtagtagtggaaGTAAATGTAGAAAAAGAACTAGAAATGGTTGTTATAGTAGTTGTAGTCGTAGTTAAGAAGAAGTAGTAGTAAAAGAAGAGAAGTAGTCCCTCTTTGCTTGAAATATTATTATCTGGGCGTTTTGCTATGCCTATGTTTTGTTTAATACAAAAACGGCGTTTAAGCTTCTCTAAAAATGTAGGTGAATGATGAATGTTCCAGCACATTGCTTACGAATGCAGTGCCAACATTGTTTTACTTTGGGCTCAATCAAAATCTCACAAAAACGTATTAATTCTAAACATAATACTCGCAAGTGTTAAGAAAGCAtttaatgttatcaaaattaCATCATATGCACTTATTCAGGTTTTTGTGTAGTCTGAACAGATGCTATTTGTTATAAGAAGATTCCGTTTTCATACCATCACGATGAATGACTAGATTAACAAGAAAATCtcaaaacagttaaaataaaacatatggtTCATTCCTCAACAGATATTCTATACAATGCTAAAGTTATAAAACCAGAAATAGCTTCTTACGAAATTAGAAATTCTGTAGGAGGAAAATTGATCCTTTTTAACAGGGTAAATAGGAACTTTTCAATAGGAAACAAATTCGGATCATGTGATCCGTATATGATACAATTAATTTATTTGACGATCCGACTTTGATTTGACCATACATGTTAACATGTACCTATCAGAAACAACATACTGCACTTGCCAATCGGTTAGTTCAATATGTTTTATCGAATGGGctctcgtccaaatatatcaccgtattgttcagaacaatattacatatatatactcGTTTTTACTCTCCGTTAACTTACAATGGAGCAGGAAACGCCAACATTTTCCATGTATTTCCTGATTTTCATATCGTTCGTAATTTTAATTGTGTTGTTgcgttaaatttttattttatttacgtCAGTATTGTCAATTCAAAACATTTGTATACAATAATAATAAgacattcaaaatattattagctttgtattgaGAGATATGCATTCATTCTTAAGCGGAAAAATATTTCGCCGAtaaagttgcgcaatatttccgcgCTGCAGAACTCGCGCATAATTGCTCGATACAAAGCAAATAACctaaagatataaaacaataaaaagaccATGATGATCTTTTTATTTTGATCAAACTATTATGTTTGTTAACATAAGTTATTGGTTTGTACTGCATttcattttgttgtgtttaacgtaacaccgacataattatatgtcatatggcgacttttccagtgTTTGATAACGTacgaagaccccaggtgcccccgtgcacctgggtagaacacaACCTTCCTAAAACTATCTgaacggcttcctcacatgaagaattctaccaACACAAGCGAAGATTCAATCCTACATTtttgaggagcaagtgatttgaagccagtgaccttgaccatgatcTCGACAACTGTCTCATTATCCTCAACACTAAAGCTATGTGTACCTCCCAGTTCCTTCTTGATACAAATTATTTATGTCTATTTCGGATAATTATTTTCTAAGTGATGTGAATTAATTACTGTTTTGGACATTTAATCattgatatttcttttatcttatgTTGCATATTTCTTTTCCTTGTTATACTGCTTTGccgagtttttttttcttattttacaggGTTCCCAATTACGTGCATTTCATAAGAAAATTTTGTTActgtaataaatgttatttgtaatgcAAAGCAACTATCTATGTGAATATCAAAGTGTTGTCGTTCGTACGGAACCATAGGGCTAGATGTAAACTTATGATCGGAAGATATTCCAGAGGATGGATCGTTAAGATACATTCGCTGTGTGCTTCTATCATTCCTCGGCATCTTTTATATAGACTACGTTCTTTCAAATACCTTAATGTAAAGTTTCATGATATGCTTCACAAATATTATAATGTCTGCAGTGTAATCTCAAGGCAAGTATAAGGCTCATGCTGAttcacaaattaaaagaaaatcaacAGGAAAAACCGGTGATAAAGACAAGGACAAAAAATCAAATAGCAATAGTCAGGTTCCAAGAACGCAGGGACCCCGAAACGAAACTGAGTATATAAGTTTGCGTGAATATATGACATTTACATACAACATAGGCATAAAAAATAATAAGACAACAATGATGCAGCAAACAAAATAAAGGAAGACGGTATGGCACtgcattggaacggtcagtggcaaaaataaCACTTGAGAATTAAAAACAGTTAACATCATTCTTAATCCCCATCCACACTGTGTTCTAAAGCCACAGAACAGCAACAATAGTCCACGATAAAAAAAATCCAACAGGAGCAGccatcaatatatttttatatatgcatgtGTATCATTTAAAGACTGTACATAACAATATATAGAAGAAAAGGAGGTCACACCAAACAAAATTAACACATCATGATTCCAGGCTGAAACAATCAATGGCAATAACACTACCTGGGAGTTCAAACCGGTTTATGTTGTGCATCAAACCACTCAAAAGTTATAAAACAGAGTAAATAAAAGCAACAGAGGCAATGATTACAAAAGGCACAATATTTGAAactcaaaaaaaaagtaaaataacctAACAAATATACGCATGTATGCGATGACATTTCAGAAGGCAGAGAACCAAGAGACACACACATGTTTCAACAGCAAAATGATAGGTAAACTTAAATACTTCAGTTTATTAATGTAACACATACACCTTACAGAAAAAGTTACTAAAGTCAAAGAAATATTTTGGAATATGGACGGTTGAAGGTTCATTATCACTAACAGATTAATGTACTTtccaaatgtaaacaaaaattggGGAATACTCATTTCAAGAAAGCAATATTGTTTTTACAGCAACTAGGCAAATGTAAAGTGTGAGCCTATTTCGTTGTCTTTAATTTTCGCTGACATCTATGTgcgatttatcaaaaaaaaatatccgcAATAACGTTTATTAGTCATGCAAAACCGCTATCTGCTTGAACATCAAATTATAGCTGCCGTTTGCATGAAATCATATGTCTTGACGAATTAGAAGATTATATTAGCAGCTGAAACATATCTGTACGTCTATCTGTCCGACATCTCACATATCATAAAGGCTACGTTTTATCAACTATTTTTTTTAGGTATTTACTAAATTAATTCACAAATGTAAGGATGGCCTAAATATGGCTGTAAAATGAT
This is a stretch of genomic DNA from Mercenaria mercenaria strain notata chromosome 4, MADL_Memer_1, whole genome shotgun sequence. It encodes these proteins:
- the LOC128556093 gene encoding uncharacterized protein DDB_G0271670-like, with amino-acid sequence SSSNSSSSRNSSSSSSSSSSSSGSSRSCRSSSSSSSSSSSSSGSSRSSSSSSSSSSSSNSSSSSSSSSSSSSRSSSSSSSSSSSSSSSGSSSSSSRNSSSSSNSSSSRSSSSSSSSSSRSCRSSSSSRNSSSSSNSSSSRSSSSSSSSSSGGSSRSCRSSSSSSSSSSSGSSRSSSSSSSSSSSSSGSSRSSSSSSSSSSSSSRSCRSSSSSRNSSSSSNSSSSRS